Proteins from one Buchnera aphidicola (Kurisakia onigurumii) genomic window:
- the rsmI gene encoding 16S rRNA (cytidine(1402)-2'-O)-methyltransferase, whose translation MKIYKHENKIEKLGTLYLVPTPIGNLLDITQRALIVLKTVDIIAAEDTRHTKILLKKFKIKNNLISFHKFNEKLRTKKIIEYLKNKKNVALVSNAGTPIINDPGFYLISQCIDLYKKINIVPLPGPCAAITALIASGCSTKKFCYEGFIPSKKNTRIKLFNSLKKERRTIIFYESSIRLINSLIDIKNILGKDRYIVISKELTKKWEYIHRGFIEDVIFWIQEDHMRSKGEIVLIIKEKNKKYIKKEKNKKIFKTFKILKKILTEKEASKIAVKIHKTKKNYFYKYLFKKK comes from the coding sequence ATGAAAATATACAAACATGAAAATAAAATAGAAAAATTAGGAACATTATATTTAGTTCCCACTCCAATTGGAAATTTATTAGATATTACACAAAGAGCTTTAATTGTATTAAAAACAGTAGATATAATTGCAGCAGAAGATACAAGACATACAAAAATACTACTAAAAAAATTTAAAATAAAAAATAATTTAATATCATTTCATAAATTTAATGAAAAGTTAAGAACTAAGAAAATTATCGAATATTTAAAAAATAAAAAAAATGTAGCTTTGGTATCAAATGCAGGAACTCCAATAATTAATGATCCTGGATTTTATTTAATATCTCAATGTATAGATTTATATAAAAAAATAAATATTGTTCCTCTACCAGGCCCTTGCGCTGCTATAACAGCATTAATTGCATCAGGATGTTCCACAAAAAAATTTTGTTATGAAGGTTTTATTCCTTCAAAAAAAAATACAAGAATAAAATTATTTAATTCTTTGAAAAAAGAAAGAAGAACAATTATATTTTATGAATCCTCTATTCGATTAATTAACAGTCTAATAGATATTAAAAATATATTAGGAAAAGATAGATATATAGTAATTTCTAAAGAACTAACTAAAAAATGGGAGTATATTCATAGAGGATTTATAGAAGATGTAATTTTTTGGATACAAGAAGATCACATGCGCAGTAAAGGAGAAATTGTATTAATCATAAAAGAAAAAAATAAAAAATATATAAAAAAAGAAAAAAATAAAAAAATATTTAAAACTTTTAAAATATTAAAAAAAATTTTAACTGAAAAAGAAGCATCAAAAATTGCTGTTAAAATACACAAAACAAAAAAAAATTATTTTTATAAATATTTATTTAAAAAAAAATAA